From the genome of Fusobacterium varium, one region includes:
- a CDS encoding WxcM-like, C-terminal, giving the protein MEGIKEIIIKKITSNGGNLSFFEKNKDINFDIKRIYYIYEFSKENRRGFHAHKELKQVMFCPYGKIEVEFTNGKEKQSYILDDPTKILVVEKGYWREFISLKEGSILCVAASEVYNENDYIRDYEEYLKWEGKDDESTI; this is encoded by the coding sequence ATGGAAGGAATTAAAGAAATAATAATAAAAAAAATAACTTCTAATGGTGGAAATTTAAGTTTTTTTGAAAAAAATAAAGATATAAATTTTGATATAAAAAGAATTTATTATATATATGAATTTTCAAAAGAAAACAGGAGAGGATTTCATGCACATAAAGAATTAAAGCAGGTAATGTTTTGTCCTTATGGAAAAATAGAAGTTGAATTTACAAACGGAAAAGAAAAACAATCATATATTTTAGATGATCCAACTAAGATACTTGTAGTTGAAAAAGGATATTGGAGAGAATTTATTTCTTTAAAAGAGGGAAGTATTTTATGTGTTGCAGCTTCAGAAGTATATAATGAAAATGATTATATAAGAGATTATGAAGAATATTTAAAATGGGAGGGAAAAGATGATGAAAGTACCATTTAG
- the arnB_2 gene encoding UDP-4-amino-4-deoxy-L-arabinose--oxoglutarate aminotransferase, with the protein MAITMNGATPIFVEPDKYYNIDVNKIEEKITSKTKAICVVHLYGQATNMEKILELCKKYNLKLVEDCAQAHGAEYNGKKIGSFGDIGCFSFYPGKNLGCFGDGGAITTNSEEIYKRIKLLRSYGSEKKYHHVEVGYNARLDELQAGLLSIKLSHLDELNDERENIMKRYLEEIKNPLLILPGVNKNCTHVWHLFVVRVEDRNKFQKYLEENGIGTVIHYPIPPHLSKAYEDLGYKKGDFPITENYAETVISLPIYNGMTKEEIDYVIEKMNKYS; encoded by the coding sequence ATGGCTATAACAATGAATGGTGCTACTCCAATATTTGTGGAACCAGATAAGTATTATAATATTGATGTTAATAAAATAGAAGAAAAAATAACAAGTAAAACTAAAGCTATTTGTGTAGTGCACTTATATGGACAAGCAACTAATATGGAGAAAATATTAGAATTATGTAAAAAATACAATCTAAAACTTGTAGAAGATTGTGCCCAAGCACATGGGGCAGAGTATAATGGGAAAAAAATTGGAAGTTTTGGAGATATTGGTTGTTTCAGTTTTTATCCTGGAAAAAATTTAGGTTGTTTTGGTGATGGTGGGGCAATAACTACAAATAGTGAAGAAATATACAAAAGAATAAAATTGTTAAGAAGCTATGGAAGTGAAAAAAAATATCATCATGTAGAAGTTGGATATAATGCTAGATTAGATGAATTACAAGCTGGATTATTAAGTATTAAACTTTCTCATTTAGATGAACTTAATGATGAAAGAGAAAATATAATGAAAAGATATTTAGAAGAAATAAAAAACCCGTTATTAATCTTACCGGGAGTCAATAAAAATTGTACTCATGTATGGCATTTATTTGTTGTAAGAGTGGAAGATAGAAATAAATTTCAAAAATATTTAGAAGAAAATGGAATAGGAACAGTTATACATTATCCAATACCCCCACATCTATCAAAAGCTTATGAAGATTTAGGGTATAAAAAGGGAGATTTTCCAATAACAGAAAATTATGCTGAAACAGTTATTAGTCTACCTATATATAATGGAATGACTAAAGAAGAAATAGATTATGTTATAGAGAAAATGAATAAATATTCTTAA